A stretch of Comamonadaceae bacterium M7527 DNA encodes these proteins:
- a CDS encoding DMT family transporter, translated as MTDDNATASGRPATTWLNRLNQRPWWVDLLMLSAVWGSSFMFTKIAAQDIGALPTAFSRVAVATAFLLPLLLWKRQTKAMGTHWKKAMLLGVFNSGIPFAAYAYALLTISTSTGAIVNASTALFGAVIAWLWLKDKPSLSRTVGLALGFTGVSLLALQNAQSAPPGDLAGQLVGMLVCLLAPLCYGLSASYTKQYFSGVPALVSATGSQIGATLFLAPFALYFWPDHGMNPGTVASLLIIGVVCTGMAYILFFRIIELAGASKALTVTYAVPVFAVFYGVTFLGESLTIPMLLCAAVILVGISLSSGLLRLPGTKA; from the coding sequence TTGACTGACGACAACGCCACTGCATCAGGCAGGCCAGCCACCACTTGGCTGAACAGGCTCAACCAGCGCCCTTGGTGGGTAGACCTGTTGATGCTCAGCGCGGTGTGGGGCTCGTCGTTTATGTTCACCAAAATCGCAGCACAAGACATTGGTGCACTGCCCACTGCCTTTAGCCGCGTGGCGGTTGCCACCGCCTTCTTGTTGCCTTTGCTGCTGTGGAAGCGTCAAACCAAGGCCATGGGGACGCACTGGAAAAAAGCCATGTTGCTGGGTGTTTTCAACTCAGGCATACCATTTGCGGCCTACGCTTACGCCTTGCTCACCATATCCACCAGCACCGGGGCCATAGTGAATGCATCAACGGCTTTGTTTGGTGCGGTCATTGCATGGCTTTGGCTCAAAGACAAACCCAGCCTCAGCCGCACCGTGGGCTTGGCACTGGGCTTTACAGGCGTGAGTTTGCTCGCGCTGCAAAACGCACAGTCAGCACCACCTGGCGATTTGGCAGGGCAACTTGTAGGCATGCTGGTGTGCTTGCTGGCACCGCTGTGCTATGGCCTGTCGGCCAGTTACACCAAGCAATATTTCTCAGGGGTGCCGGCCCTGGTGTCGGCCACCGGCAGCCAAATAGGCGCCACCTTGTTTTTGGCGCCTTTTGCGCTGTACTTTTGGCCAGACCACGGCATGAACCCTGGCACTGTTGCATCACTACTCATTATTGGCGTGGTGTGCACAGGCATGGCCTACATCTTGTTCTTCCGCATCATAGAGCTGGCAGGTGCCAGCAAAGCCCTCACCGTCACCTATGCAGTCCCCGTGTTTGCCGTGTTTTACGGTGTGACCTTTTTGGGCGAATCGCTCACCATACCCATGCTGCTGTGCGCGGCTGTCATTTTGGTGGGTATCAGCCTGTCCAGTGGCTTGCTGCGCCTACCTGGCACCAAGGCCTAG
- a CDS encoding fumarylacetoacetate hydrolase family protein → MKFLAFQNPSQQTGLAIETASGFKGLLDNHAHYPGILQHLIEQGSDALNAAAQTLANGNVIDEASITYLPPVPAPEKIICVGLNYRDHAAETGFEPPTFPTLFARYNSTLIGHQANIIKPALSDQLDFEGELVAIIGTGGKDITEANALQHVAGYSIFNDASIRDYQFKSPQWTAGKNFDATGAFGPYFVTADALPPGCVGINLTTHLNGKVVQSGNTNDLIFPVAQIIAICSSFMTLKAGDVIVTGTPAGVGIGRKPPLFMKDGDLCTVTVEGIGTLSNPVKA, encoded by the coding sequence ATGAAATTTTTAGCCTTCCAAAATCCATCGCAACAAACCGGCTTGGCCATTGAAACAGCCAGCGGCTTCAAAGGCCTTCTGGACAACCACGCCCACTACCCCGGCATCTTGCAACATCTTATTGAGCAAGGCTCTGACGCGCTCAACGCCGCAGCCCAAACACTGGCCAACGGCAACGTCATTGACGAGGCCAGCATCACCTACTTGCCACCCGTGCCAGCACCCGAAAAAATTATTTGTGTGGGCCTCAACTACCGCGACCACGCAGCCGAGACTGGCTTTGAGCCACCCACCTTCCCAACGCTTTTTGCGCGCTACAACTCCACACTCATAGGTCACCAAGCCAACATCATCAAGCCCGCCCTGTCAGACCAGCTGGACTTTGAAGGCGAGCTGGTAGCCATCATTGGCACTGGCGGCAAAGACATCACCGAGGCCAACGCCTTACAGCACGTGGCCGGCTACTCCATATTTAATGACGCCTCCATTCGCGACTACCAATTCAAGTCACCCCAATGGACAGCTGGCAAAAACTTTGACGCCACAGGCGCATTTGGCCCCTACTTCGTGACCGCCGATGCGCTGCCGCCTGGCTGCGTAGGCATCAACCTCACCACTCACCTCAATGGCAAAGTCGTACAAAGCGGCAACACCAATGACTTGATATTCCCAGTTGCACAAATCATTGCCATTTGCAGCAGCTTTATGACGCTTAAAGCAGGCGACGTCATCGTCACCGGCACACCCGCAGGCGTGGGCATAGGCCGCAAGCCACCACTGTTTATGAAAGACGGCGACTTGTGCACCGTAACCGTTGAAGGCATTGGCACACTGTCCAACCCGGTGAAGGCCTAA
- a CDS encoding aspartate kinase, whose translation MALIVHKYGGTSMGSTERISNVAKRVAKWHRAGHQMIVVPSAMSGETNRLLGLAKELAPAKPSLAYDRELDMLASTGEQVSVGLLAIALQAQGIDAISFAGWQVPIKTSSTHTKARIESIDDTRVRSELGKGKVVIITGFQGVDASNDITTLGRGGSDTSAVAVAAAMKADECLIYTDVDGVYTTDPRVVQDARRLSRISFEEMLEMASLGSKVLQIRSVEFAGKYKVPMRVLSSFTPWDIDINEEAKSGTLITFEDNDAMEQAAVSGIAFNRDEAKISLLGVSDTPGIAYKILGSVAEANIDVDMIIQNLSTDGRTDFSFTVHRNDYARAMDLLKDKVATELGAQEVTGDAKICKVSVVGIGMRSHAGVASKMFRSLSEEGINIQMISTSEIKVSVVIDEKYMELAVRALHRVFDLDHDANADAIE comes from the coding sequence ATGGCTTTAATTGTTCACAAGTACGGTGGGACCTCTATGGGGTCTACCGAGCGCATCAGCAACGTTGCAAAGCGCGTTGCCAAATGGCATCGCGCTGGCCACCAAATGATTGTGGTGCCCTCAGCCATGAGTGGTGAGACCAACCGCTTGCTGGGGCTGGCCAAAGAGCTGGCGCCCGCAAAACCCAGCCTGGCTTACGACCGTGAGCTGGACATGCTGGCCTCTACGGGCGAGCAAGTGTCTGTTGGCTTGTTAGCCATTGCCTTGCAGGCACAAGGCATAGACGCCATCAGCTTTGCGGGCTGGCAAGTGCCCATCAAAACCAGCAGCACACACACGAAGGCGCGCATTGAGTCCATAGACGACACACGTGTGCGCAGCGAGCTGGGCAAAGGCAAAGTGGTGATCATCACCGGCTTTCAAGGGGTTGACGCCAGCAACGACATCACCACGCTTGGGCGCGGTGGTTCAGACACCTCAGCTGTAGCGGTGGCCGCAGCGATGAAGGCTGACGAATGCTTGATTTACACCGACGTAGACGGTGTGTACACCACAGACCCACGCGTGGTGCAAGACGCACGCCGTTTGTCTCGCATCAGCTTTGAAGAAATGCTGGAGATGGCAAGCCTGGGCTCCAAGGTACTGCAAATTAGGTCGGTGGAGTTTGCTGGCAAATACAAGGTACCCATGCGTGTGCTGTCAAGCTTTACGCCGTGGGATATAGACATCAATGAAGAAGCCAAGTCTGGCACTTTGATTACTTTTGAGGACAACGACGCTATGGAACAAGCCGCCGTATCAGGTATCGCATTCAACCGCGACGAAGCCAAAATTTCTTTGCTGGGCGTGTCAGACACACCGGGCATTGCCTACAAAATTTTGGGCAGCGTGGCCGAGGCCAACATCGACGTTGACATGATCATTCAAAACCTGAGCACAGACGGACGCACCGACTTTAGCTTTACGGTGCACCGCAATGACTACGCCAGAGCCATGGACTTGCTCAAAGACAAAGTGGCTACCGAGCTGGGCGCGCAAGAGGTAACCGGCGACGCCAAAATTTGTAAAGTGAGCGTGGTGGGTATTGGCATGCGCAGCCACGCAGGCGTGGCCAGCAAAATGTTTCGCAGCCTGAGCGAAGAGGGCATCAACATCCAAATGATCTCTACCTCTGAAATCAAAGTGTCTGTGGTGATAGACGAAAAATACATGGAGCTGGCCGTGCGTGCCTTGCATCGTGTGTTTGATTTGGACCACGACGCCAACGCTGACGCCATAGAGTAA
- the tilS gene encoding tRNA lysidine(34) synthetase TilS, producing the protein MSSTAANPCASPLAQWVAASAATLPSSGLLGVAYSGGADSTALLLAAKACLGQRLVALHVNHGLQDAASAFEAHAKAFCHTHNIAIRVAQRQVVVQTGQSLEEQARLARYQALSELAQQPQSCTVVLLAQHAQDQLETILIALSRGAGLPGLSAMASDFERHGQRFARPILGVQAQAIRDWLCANEHAFVNDPSNADMSLTRNRVRAHVLPALEQALPGVAQAALRSAQHAAQAHSALQAQAQQDAQLTGLPPSIKALQTLLARSEAAGINVLRYWLAQTPGATPSTVQQLHQLVSQVKACTTRGHSIHLKVGAGHVRRVGDVLAYAPPII; encoded by the coding sequence GTGAGCAGCACAGCGGCCAACCCCTGCGCGTCGCCGCTTGCGCAGTGGGTGGCAGCCAGCGCCGCAACGCTGCCCAGCTCAGGCCTGTTAGGCGTGGCCTACAGCGGCGGTGCAGACTCAACCGCCTTGCTGCTGGCGGCCAAAGCTTGTTTGGGCCAGCGTTTGGTGGCGCTACACGTTAACCACGGCTTGCAAGATGCGGCCAGTGCGTTTGAGGCACACGCCAAAGCGTTTTGCCACACGCACAACATTGCGATTCGTGTGGCACAGCGACAAGTTGTGGTGCAAACAGGTCAAAGCCTTGAAGAGCAGGCCCGATTAGCCCGCTACCAAGCGTTGTCCGAGCTGGCGCAACAGCCGCAAAGCTGCACCGTGGTGTTGTTGGCCCAGCACGCTCAAGACCAGCTTGAAACCATACTGATTGCCTTGAGCCGTGGCGCCGGTTTGCCCGGCTTAAGCGCTATGGCCAGTGACTTTGAGCGCCATGGCCAACGCTTTGCCAGGCCCATTCTTGGTGTGCAAGCCCAAGCCATACGAGACTGGCTGTGTGCCAATGAGCACGCATTTGTAAACGACCCCAGCAACGCAGACATGTCACTGACGCGCAACCGCGTTCGTGCGCACGTGTTGCCCGCGTTGGAGCAAGCGTTGCCCGGTGTGGCCCAGGCTGCGCTGCGCAGTGCGCAACATGCTGCGCAGGCGCACAGCGCATTGCAAGCGCAGGCTCAGCAAGACGCACAACTCACGGGCTTGCCCCCCAGCATAAAAGCGCTGCAAACCTTGCTGGCACGCAGCGAGGCCGCAGGTATCAATGTGCTGCGCTACTGGCTGGCACAAACGCCAGGGGCCACACCCAGTACGGTGCAGCAGCTGCACCAACTGGTGTCTCAAGTAAAGGCGTGCACCACACGTGGTCACAGCATTCATTTAAAGGTGGGCGCTGGTCATGTGCGCCGTGTGGGTGATGTATTGGCGTATGCGCCTCCTATAATCTAG
- a CDS encoding acetyl-CoA carboxylase carboxyltransferase subunit alpha, which produces MSKRHFLDFEQPIAELEKKVDELRYVQTESAVDISQEIEQISKKSQQLTKDIYASLTPWQVTKIARHPERPYTLDYINGVFTHFVELHGDRHFADDQSIVGGMARFNGLPCVVLGHQKGRDTKERTRRNFGMTKPEGYRKALRLMKLAEKFKIPVFTFVDTPGAYPGIDAEERGQSEAIGRNIFEMAQLEVPIISTIIGEGGSGGALAISVGDQVLMLQYAVYSVISPEGCASILWKTGDKAEVAAEALGITAHRLKGLGLVDKIVNEPLGGAHRDHAAMIGGLKKSLADALRMVSDLKPKELVERRYERLNSYGRFTDTAA; this is translated from the coding sequence ACAGAGTCGGCAGTCGATATTTCGCAAGAGATTGAGCAAATCTCGAAAAAGAGCCAACAACTCACCAAAGACATTTACGCCAGCCTCACGCCTTGGCAGGTCACCAAAATTGCGCGCCACCCAGAGCGGCCCTACACGCTGGACTACATCAACGGTGTGTTTACGCATTTTGTAGAGCTGCACGGCGACCGTCACTTTGCAGACGACCAAAGCATTGTGGGCGGCATGGCGCGCTTTAACGGCCTGCCATGTGTGGTGCTGGGCCACCAAAAAGGGCGAGACACCAAAGAGCGCACGAGGCGCAACTTTGGCATGACCAAGCCAGAGGGTTACCGCAAGGCCTTGCGCCTCATGAAGCTGGCTGAAAAGTTCAAAATTCCGGTGTTCACCTTTGTTGACACGCCAGGTGCTTACCCGGGTATTGATGCCGAGGAGCGTGGCCAAAGTGAAGCCATTGGCCGCAATATCTTTGAAATGGCGCAGCTTGAGGTGCCCATTATTTCCACCATCATCGGAGAGGGTGGCTCTGGCGGGGCGTTGGCCATTTCTGTGGGTGACCAGGTGTTGATGCTGCAATATGCGGTGTACTCCGTCATCAGCCCTGAGGGCTGTGCCTCCATTTTGTGGAAAACCGGCGACAAAGCCGAAGTGGCCGCCGAGGCCTTGGGCATTACGGCCCATCGACTAAAAGGTTTGGGCCTGGTCGACAAAATTGTCAACGAGCCTTTGGGCGGCGCCCACCGTGATCACGCAGCCATGATTGGCGGGCTTAAAAAGTCACTGGCAGATGCGCTGCGCATGGTGTCAGACCTCAAGCCCAAGGAGTTGGTAGAGCGTCGCTACGAGCGCCTCAACAGCTACGGTCGTTTTACCGATACGGCCGCGTAA